A part of Cryptococcus neoformans var. neoformans JEC21 chromosome 4 sequence genomic DNA contains:
- a CDS encoding expressed protein yields MPTAGVKTKKVTTYGRKNTQIISIHSDFVEPVDLTSPPVLPTRQRQPLTAKPSNDNCNLPAATCQALNSLKSDRLSKAPYKEETLPKVAKGVSPDGTLSKVTVPPLSKSPRIVSTKQRRVSRKTSKAIVPRSPAAAHTTLPSAPKIPMESSSMQSTKQQRSPGSAIRAKKRLVFEGVILPLRSPISDIRIEELSERLSDVTIKDSSAQKTGNGADKGKSSSQFALEALIQACSSASVQEFNAFIKSFPLFPASKDVFMTKVGEASYSEVFGFSQSAEDADLVLKVIPLFSGTVEADGSFPDCSSPEDVLREIEITKKMNQVPGGGFVEFRGAYVVEGKYPKELLEKWDIYKSTQGSASVRPSAFGPTQKYCLVALCNSGIDLEALQFDSSRGWVQAAGIFWQVAAALASAEDWTKFEHRDLHEGQILISSLSESPSSTEPENYLSPTYTSLQTTIIDFGLSRLNMPTPVWSQIPEEVYEGKGAQWDLYRAMRSRIGDDWGGFHAITNLMWLRYILQYMLVSKSLRKPRALRSTQVPRLARGVKPKPDTVRSEKAWGILQKVEEMMEYSLNFDMSARSNRNHKNDALKPLTSARDLVNWGKDEGWIG; encoded by the exons ATGCCAACCGCAGGGGTTAAG ACCAAGAAG GTAACTACCTACGGGCGTAAAAACACA CAAATCATCTCCATTCACTCAGACTTTGTTGAACCAGTTGACTTGACTTCTCCTCCCGTCCTTCCAACGCGGCAGCGTCAACCTCTGACGGCTAAGCCCTCCAATGACAACTGCAACTTACCCGCTGCTACATGCCAAGCATTGAATTCCCTCAAAAGTGACAGGCTTTCAAAAGCGCCCTATAAAGAGGAAACTTTGCCCAAAGTTGCAAAAGGGGTGTCGCCAGATGGTACTTTATCCAAGGTAACAGTGCCTCCTTTGAGTAAATCTCCTCGGATCGTTTCAACGAAGCAAAGAAGAGTGTCCCGGAAAACCTCAAAGGCCATTGTTCCTAGGAGTCCTGCGGCTGCTCATACGACACTCCCGTCAGCGCCCAAAATACCGATGGAGTCTTCATCCATGCAGTCTACAAAGCAGCAGCGCTCTCCAGGTTCAGCTATCAGGGCGAAAAAAAGGCTTGTTTTTGAGGGAGTTATCCTGCCTTTACGGTCACCAATAAGTGACATCAGAATCGAGGAGTTATCTGAAAGGCTATCGGATGTGACAATTAAAGACAGTTCTGCTCAAAAGACAGGGAATGGCGCGGACAAAGGGAAGTCATCATCTCAATTCGCCTTGGAAGCTCTCATACAAGCATGTTCTTCTGCCTCTGTTCAGGAGTTCAACGCCTTTATCAAATCATTCCCATTATTTCCTGCCTCGAAAGATGTCTTCATGACCAAAGTGGGTGAAGCATCATATTCTGAGGTATTTGGCTTTTCTCAGTCAGCCGAAGATGCCGATCTAGTCCTAAAGGTGATCCCGCTGTTTTCGGGGACGGTGGAGGCAGACGGGTCATTTCCCGACTGTAGCTCACCCGAAGATGTTCTGAGGGAGATTGAAATTACCAAGAAAATGAATCAAGTTCCAGGTGGCGGTTTCGTGGAATTCAGAGG CGCCTATGTTGTGGAAGGAAAGTATCCTAAGGAACTGCTCGAAAAATGGGACATCTACAAATCCACCCAGGGCTCTGCTAGTGTACGACCTT CGGCATTTGGCCCAACACAGAAGTATTGCCTTGTGGCTCTCTGTAATTCAGGGATTGACCTTGAGGCCCTCCAGTTTGATTCTTCTCGGGGTTGGGTGCAGGCCGCTGGGATATTCTGGCAAGTAGCAGCAGCTCTGGCATCCGCCGAAGATTGGACAAAATTTGAG CATCGTGATCTCCATGAGGGCCAAATTCTCATATCATCCTTATCCGAATCCCCTTCCTCTACAGAACCGGAAAATTACCTGTCGCCAACATACACATCTTTGCAAACGACCATCATTGATTTTGGTCTTTCACGTTTAAATATGCCCACGCCAGTTTGGTCCCAAATACCTGAAGAAGTGTATGAAGGCAAAGGAGCACAATGGGATTTGTATAGAGCCATGAGGTCTAGGATAGGTGACGACTGGGGTGGTTTCCATGCAATCACGAACCTCATG TGGCTGCGATATATCCTTCAGTATATGCTCGTATCGAAATCTCTTAGAAAGCCCCGCGCTCTCAGATCTACACAAGTCCCTCGGTTGGCTAGGGGCGTGAAACCAAAACCCGATACCGTCCGGTCTGAAAAAGCTTGGGGCATCCTCCAGAAAGtcgaggagatgatggaatACAGTCTGAATTTCGACATGAGTGCAAGGTCAAATAGGAATCACAAGAACGATGCGTTGAAACCTTTAACTTCAGCAAGAGACTTGGTGAACTgggggaaagatgaaggatggatTGGATAA